The genomic stretch TTTTCAGAAGAAATGGTCAGGATGTTGTTTTCAAGATTAATTTTAAAATCTTCTTTCTGCATACCCGGAAGCGCCAGTTCAAGTACGAAGCTGTCTTTCTTTTCGATAATATTAGTAGCTGCCATGCAACCACAGTTCACTTTGTGCATTGTACCGAATTCTTTATCAAACAAGTTGTCGAAAATGTCGGTTAAGCTCGGTTGTGTCCATCTGATGAGTGCCATAATTTTGTTCTCCTATTGTTTAAGTTAATTTTTTGGTTTATTTTCTTTATTGTTTTCATGTAGGGGAACTATCAAAAGCTATTCCAAAACCAAAATATTTACTAAATTGAATAAAAATGCGCCATATTGGCACTAT from Lentimicrobiaceae bacterium encodes the following:
- a CDS encoding Hsp20/alpha crystallin family protein — protein: MALIRWTQPSLTDIFDNLFDKEFGTMHKVNCGCMAATNIIEKKDSFVLELALPGMQKEDFKINLENNILTISSEKEYEKTEEESNYTRREFSYGAFSRSFTLPRTIDSEKINAEYKNGIMEIVMPKKQEAVNLTKEIKIA